Proteins encoded in a region of the Pelagicoccus sp. SDUM812003 genome:
- a CDS encoding bifunctional nuclease family protein, which produces MNTSVIQVSVKGVMPTVNGCAVFLGNDDKVFVIYVDHSVGNAISMALNGVKKERPLTHDLISAMLLGLEAKITRIIINDVQESTFFARIFLEMSNEVDTKIIELDARPSDSIVLSLQNKVPIYVAEKVFNSTEDMSSILERVLKQQNEENEG; this is translated from the coding sequence ATGAATACCAGCGTCATCCAAGTTTCCGTGAAAGGAGTCATGCCGACCGTGAACGGCTGCGCCGTCTTCCTCGGCAACGATGACAAGGTCTTCGTGATCTACGTGGATCACAGCGTGGGCAACGCCATTTCCATGGCCCTCAACGGCGTGAAAAAGGAGCGTCCCCTCACCCACGACCTGATTTCCGCCATGCTGCTGGGTCTGGAGGCCAAGATCACCCGCATCATCATCAATGACGTGCAGGAAAGCACCTTTTTCGCCCGCATTTTCCTGGAGATGAGCAACGAGGTCGATACCAAGATCATCGAGCTGGACGCCCGCCCGAGCGACTCCATCGTGCTCTCGCTGCAAAACAAGGTGCCGATCTACGTTGCGGAAAAGGTCTTCAACTCCACCGAGGACATGAGCTCCATCCTCGAGCGGGTGCTCAAGCAGCAAAACGAGGAAAACGAAGGCTGA
- a CDS encoding Zn-dependent hydrolase, which translates to MTCIDIERLKRDFFELSEIGRNEEDRGIYRTAFSEADMEGRAWFRSKLEEIGLETRVDGAANVFGRLKSSDTKAKTVIVGSHLDTVPCAGALDGSLGVLVGLECLRVLKERGETFDRHLEVVAFSDEEGRFGGMFGSQSVVGSVTPETLEYYSDQEGCTLGEAMKRRGLKPFDALDAALDPADIESYLELHIEQGPVLDNLRKSVGIVENITGLFKWLIKIRGTANHAGTTPMEMRQDAFMGLADFAHEIPRILEENGSELSRATIGRAQILPGAPNTVPGLVELTIDVRDTSKQILEELGEAFHRALSAIARRRKLMFDYEIQSVIEPTQCHPEIVDSLESAAKELDLNYLRMPSGAAHDAQIMAQLTRVGMIFVPSKDGKSHSPAEWTAWTDIESGANLALHALKRMAGA; encoded by the coding sequence ATGACTTGTATTGATATCGAACGTTTGAAGCGGGACTTTTTCGAGCTTTCCGAAATCGGAAGGAACGAGGAGGACCGAGGCATCTACCGGACCGCGTTTTCGGAGGCCGATATGGAAGGGCGAGCATGGTTTCGCTCCAAGCTGGAAGAGATCGGCCTGGAGACGCGCGTCGATGGAGCGGCAAACGTTTTCGGCCGTCTCAAGTCTTCGGATACGAAAGCGAAGACGGTTATCGTGGGCTCGCATCTCGACACGGTGCCCTGCGCGGGGGCTTTGGACGGGAGCCTAGGCGTTCTGGTCGGCCTGGAATGCCTGCGGGTCTTGAAGGAGCGTGGCGAGACGTTCGATCGCCATCTAGAGGTGGTGGCATTCAGCGACGAGGAAGGGCGGTTCGGAGGGATGTTTGGATCGCAATCGGTAGTCGGCTCGGTGACTCCGGAAACCTTGGAGTACTACAGCGACCAGGAGGGATGCACGCTGGGCGAAGCTATGAAGCGTCGCGGGCTCAAGCCGTTTGACGCGTTGGACGCCGCCCTGGATCCGGCGGATATAGAAAGCTACCTGGAGCTGCATATCGAGCAGGGACCGGTGCTGGACAACCTACGCAAGTCGGTGGGCATCGTGGAAAACATCACCGGCCTTTTCAAGTGGCTCATCAAGATTCGCGGCACCGCGAATCACGCCGGCACCACGCCGATGGAGATGAGACAGGACGCCTTCATGGGGCTCGCCGACTTCGCCCATGAGATCCCTCGCATCCTAGAGGAAAACGGTTCGGAGCTCAGCCGGGCTACCATCGGGCGGGCCCAGATCCTGCCCGGAGCCCCGAACACCGTGCCTGGTCTGGTGGAGCTGACCATCGACGTTCGCGACACTTCGAAGCAGATCCTGGAGGAGCTCGGGGAGGCGTTTCACCGGGCTCTGTCGGCGATCGCGAGGCGCCGGAAACTGATGTTCGACTACGAGATCCAAAGCGTGATCGAGCCTACGCAGTGCCACCCGGAGATCGTAGATTCCCTAGAGTCGGCGGCCAAAGAACTCGATCTCAACTACTTGCGAATGCCAAGCGGAGCGGCCCACGATGCCCAGATCATGGCTCAGCTGACGCGGGTGGGCATGATCTTCGTGCCGAGCAAGGACGGGAAGAGCCATTCTCCCGCAGAGTGGACCGCGTGGACCGACATCGAGTCCGGAGCGAATCTGGCCTTGCATGCCCTCAAGCGAATGGCAGGCGCCTGA
- a CDS encoding MarR family transcriptional regulator — MEARMADEMQESELPEEEVSESLPVLPKERYDLRILRSLRRIIRSVDSHSRRLATEHGMTVPQLLCMLKIDERGPLTVKELSREVFLNPSTIVGIVDRLERSGIFARERSDSDRRRVRISLTDEGKRRVACSPSPLQDNLVQAIDRLPELERATIALSLEKLIECIDAPLGGSKGLHSDRTAPVLESAKDLESGPPFRTEIAG; from the coding sequence ATGGAAGCAAGAATGGCAGATGAAATGCAGGAATCCGAGCTCCCCGAGGAGGAGGTGTCGGAGAGCCTGCCTGTTTTGCCCAAGGAGCGCTACGACTTGCGCATCTTGAGATCGTTGCGTCGCATCATCCGCTCCGTGGACAGCCACTCGCGTCGCCTCGCCACGGAGCACGGCATGACGGTGCCTCAGCTGCTCTGCATGCTCAAGATCGACGAGCGCGGCCCGTTGACGGTGAAGGAGCTATCCAGGGAGGTTTTTCTCAATCCCAGCACCATCGTCGGCATCGTGGATCGTCTGGAACGATCAGGCATTTTCGCTCGCGAGCGATCGGACAGCGACCGGCGTCGCGTGCGCATCTCGCTCACGGATGAAGGCAAGCGACGAGTGGCCTGTTCTCCATCCCCCTTGCAGGACAATCTGGTCCAGGCGATCGACAGGCTCCCGGAGCTGGAGCGCGCCACGATCGCGCTCTCACTAGAAAAGCTCATCGAGTGTATCGATGCCCCGCTTGGCGGCTCCAAGGGACTGCATTCCGACCGAACTGCGCCCGTGCTGGAGTCCGCCAAGGACCTGGAATCAGGTCCCCCGTTTCGTACCGAAATCGCGGGCTAA
- a CDS encoding isochorismatase family cysteine hydrolase, protein MHEDPLKTVYHESIVDNPGHFSQLINHNTALLCIDLQYLDAVEGYGVFRDPETSGVPKEGRDYYFSRLQNTVLPNVRKLQEAFRENHLEVAHTRIQALTRDGRDRSAGHKRLNLLAAPGSQEAKFVESVAPAGDEVVVNKTASGVFSSTNFNYVLANMGINALFVCGVYTNECVETTVRAASDLGFFVTMIDDACATVTPELHQASIATLKDRYARVITTEEALEDIERFVHGQNVFERSQG, encoded by the coding sequence ATGCACGAAGACCCACTCAAAACCGTCTATCACGAGTCGATCGTCGATAATCCCGGGCATTTCAGCCAGCTGATCAATCACAACACCGCCTTGCTTTGCATCGACCTGCAGTATCTGGACGCGGTGGAAGGCTATGGCGTCTTTCGCGATCCGGAGACCTCGGGCGTACCCAAGGAAGGGCGCGACTACTACTTCAGCCGCCTGCAAAACACGGTGCTTCCCAACGTGCGCAAGCTGCAGGAAGCCTTTCGCGAGAATCACCTGGAAGTAGCGCATACCCGGATACAAGCTTTGACTCGTGACGGACGCGACCGCAGCGCTGGCCACAAGCGACTCAATCTGCTGGCGGCCCCCGGTTCGCAGGAAGCCAAGTTTGTGGAATCGGTGGCTCCCGCTGGAGACGAGGTGGTGGTGAACAAAACCGCGAGCGGGGTGTTCTCGTCCACAAATTTCAACTACGTTCTCGCGAACATGGGCATCAACGCCTTGTTTGTCTGCGGCGTCTATACCAACGAGTGCGTGGAAACGACGGTGCGGGCGGCGAGCGATCTCGGGTTTTTCGTCACCATGATCGACGATGCCTGCGCCACCGTGACGCCCGAGCTGCATCAGGCCAGCATCGCCACGCTCAAGGACCGCTACGCCCGCGTGATCACAACCGAGGAAGCGTTGGAAGACATCGAGCGCTTCGTGCATGGTCAAAACGTTTTCGAGCGTTCGCAGGGGTAG
- a CDS encoding ATP-binding protein produces MVNERRSEPTRADRSLAIAPEGWLESKLALVSEAALLLGKAATADDVLREAVVVAQERLEFNRIGTWFFEDDGKVAIGAYGVDENARLCDERGHRIFDRTGVLARMREHWERPPFFFVQTGIELCNSRAEVVGTGNHVTVPMIHDGKIMGFMAADDLCQTPVINDKVGYLLLQYAHVVSSIYFHKLEIDRTQKAEQALEQAERMKSEFLGMMGHEIRTPLNAIMGYAQLLEMNCTLENARSLSRTISSCSEHLTSLINGILEYSHLSDSDLTELYKPCDLIEVCRSTVDSFSQAYERKGVVLRFSHEGTNPGLVNTDAVAVRQVVGNLLQNALKFTDQGEVKVAVQSQLKSLGTSEFFISIEDEGIGIDPAHLQDIFKPFKQLDSSLTRKAGGIGMGLAIVERLVKALGGKLECESERGKGTKFTIDFLFQNALGRTVDERFKGESKLPQKKREEVKILTVEDHAPSAQVLLKMIEGLEYPKPDTAAHGAIAKRMLRERPYDLVLMDVEMPYIDGLSLTRQIRAGECGPINRDVTIVGVTAYAMKANRDTCLIAGMDDYILKPLKMEQLKQALERCVVA; encoded by the coding sequence ATGGTAAACGAACGACGCTCGGAGCCGACTCGAGCCGATCGCTCCCTCGCGATCGCCCCGGAGGGATGGCTCGAATCCAAACTCGCTCTGGTGAGCGAGGCGGCGCTGTTGTTGGGCAAGGCCGCTACCGCGGACGACGTGCTGCGCGAGGCGGTGGTGGTGGCTCAGGAGCGGCTCGAGTTCAACCGCATCGGCACCTGGTTTTTCGAGGACGATGGCAAGGTGGCGATCGGGGCCTACGGTGTGGACGAGAACGCCCGACTATGCGACGAGAGGGGACACCGGATTTTCGACCGCACCGGAGTGCTCGCTCGCATGCGCGAGCACTGGGAGAGGCCGCCCTTTTTCTTCGTGCAGACCGGGATCGAGCTGTGCAATTCTCGAGCCGAGGTGGTGGGGACCGGAAATCACGTGACGGTGCCGATGATACACGATGGCAAGATCATGGGATTCATGGCGGCTGACGATCTTTGCCAAACGCCGGTGATCAACGATAAGGTCGGCTACCTGCTGCTGCAGTACGCGCATGTGGTCTCCAGCATCTACTTCCACAAGCTCGAGATCGACCGCACCCAGAAGGCGGAACAGGCGCTCGAGCAGGCCGAGCGCATGAAGTCCGAGTTTCTCGGCATGATGGGGCACGAAATTCGCACGCCCTTGAATGCCATCATGGGCTACGCCCAGCTGCTGGAAATGAACTGCACCCTCGAAAACGCCCGTTCGCTTTCCCGCACCATTTCGAGCTGCAGCGAGCACCTGACCTCTTTGATCAACGGGATCCTGGAGTACTCCCATCTTTCCGATTCCGATCTGACGGAGCTCTACAAGCCCTGCGATCTGATCGAGGTCTGCCGCTCCACGGTGGACTCGTTTTCCCAGGCTTACGAGCGCAAGGGGGTGGTCTTGAGGTTCTCCCACGAAGGCACGAATCCGGGGTTGGTGAACACCGATGCGGTGGCAGTGCGGCAGGTGGTGGGAAACCTCTTGCAGAACGCCCTGAAGTTCACCGACCAGGGCGAGGTCAAGGTCGCGGTGCAATCCCAGCTGAAGTCCTTGGGCACCTCCGAGTTCTTCATCTCCATCGAGGATGAAGGCATCGGCATCGATCCGGCCCACCTGCAGGACATCTTCAAGCCTTTCAAGCAGCTCGATTCCTCGCTCACGCGCAAGGCGGGCGGGATCGGCATGGGACTGGCCATCGTGGAGCGTCTGGTCAAGGCCCTCGGCGGAAAGCTGGAGTGCGAGAGCGAGCGCGGCAAGGGGACTAAGTTCACCATCGACTTTCTCTTCCAGAACGCGCTCGGACGGACGGTGGACGAGCGCTTCAAGGGGGAGAGCAAGCTGCCGCAAAAGAAGCGGGAGGAAGTGAAGATCCTCACCGTGGAAGACCACGCTCCGAGCGCCCAGGTGCTGCTCAAGATGATCGAGGGTCTGGAGTATCCAAAACCGGATACGGCTGCTCATGGAGCCATCGCCAAACGCATGTTGCGAGAGCGTCCCTACGACCTGGTGCTGATGGATGTGGAGATGCCCTACATCGATGGCTTGAGCTTGACCCGCCAGATTCGAGCCGGGGAGTGCGGCCCCATCAATCGAGATGTCACCATCGTGGGCGTGACCGCCTATGCCATGAAGGCTAATCGCGATACCTGTCTGATCGCGGGGATGGACGACTACATCCTCAAGCCGCTCAAGATGGAGCAGCTGAAGCAGGCTCTGGAACGCTGCGTGGTCGCCTAG
- a CDS encoding iron-sulfur cluster assembly protein — protein sequence METKLIRNCSATAIPAGTAATLEKGTSVLVTQTLGGNVTVRTDQGLFRIASVDVDALEEIELGEGGDSSQPSEDSLEDQVWGALKQCYDPEIPINIVDLGLVYDLRVEPDGSGQSNVFVKMTLTAQGCGMGPVIAEDARTRIQLLDEVKEATVDIVWDPVWSPQMISEEGRKVLGIE from the coding sequence ATGGAGACGAAACTCATTCGAAACTGCAGCGCGACTGCGATTCCCGCGGGAACCGCGGCAACTTTGGAAAAAGGAACGTCCGTCCTGGTGACGCAGACGTTGGGCGGCAATGTCACTGTGCGCACGGATCAAGGCCTTTTCCGCATCGCAAGCGTGGATGTGGACGCATTGGAGGAGATCGAGCTGGGCGAAGGCGGAGACAGCTCCCAGCCATCGGAAGACTCCTTGGAAGATCAGGTTTGGGGCGCTCTCAAGCAGTGCTACGACCCGGAAATACCGATCAATATCGTGGACCTTGGCCTTGTCTATGACCTGCGCGTGGAACCGGACGGTTCGGGGCAGAGCAATGTCTTCGTCAAGATGACGCTCACGGCGCAGGGATGCGGCATGGGACCTGTCATTGCCGAGGATGCTCGCACTCGTATCCAGCTTTTGGATGAGGTGAAGGAAGCCACGGTCGACATCGTTTGGGATCCAGTCTGGAGTCCGCAGATGATTTCCGAGGAAGGCCGCAAGGTGCTGGGGATCGAGTAG
- a CDS encoding tRNA-dihydrouridine synthase family protein — MSSEIRNAQRTRLPAPIVEGQPITALAPMQDVTDRPFMRVISAFGAPDYYVTEYFRVHAQSRLEKHILEAITQNDTDRPVFAQMIGEDTRHLLRSAKELLNYPVAGIDLNMGCPSPTVYKKQCGGGLLRDVAKVDAILGALRQAIPGLFTVKMRIGFQDTENFAPLLELINKHQVDMLSLHGRTVKEMYRSEVHYDYIKQAVESVSCPVLANGDITSARKARWALDFTGAEGVMVGRHAIRNPWIFKQIREEQAGLPVSRIPLYEVNRYVHMLYSEVSKPHLPERGKVNKMKKYLNFVGQGVDPDGAFLYEMRRAKTEDQLFEICDRHMPDEPGRFFADEPFEGVVARPNCES, encoded by the coding sequence ATGAGCTCCGAAATCCGAAACGCCCAGCGAACCCGCTTGCCCGCACCTATCGTGGAGGGCCAGCCGATCACCGCCCTCGCTCCCATGCAGGACGTGACGGATCGCCCTTTCATGCGCGTGATCAGCGCCTTCGGAGCGCCGGACTACTACGTCACGGAGTACTTTCGCGTGCATGCCCAGTCGCGACTCGAGAAGCACATCCTGGAGGCGATCACCCAAAACGACACCGACCGGCCAGTCTTCGCCCAGATGATCGGCGAAGATACCCGCCACCTGCTGCGCAGCGCCAAGGAGCTGCTCAACTATCCGGTCGCCGGCATCGACCTCAACATGGGCTGTCCCTCCCCGACCGTCTATAAGAAGCAGTGCGGAGGCGGGCTGCTGCGCGATGTGGCGAAAGTCGACGCCATCCTAGGCGCCTTGCGCCAAGCGATCCCCGGACTCTTCACTGTGAAGATGCGTATAGGTTTTCAGGATACCGAAAACTTCGCGCCGCTGCTCGAGCTCATCAACAAGCATCAGGTCGACATGCTTAGCCTCCACGGTCGAACTGTGAAGGAAATGTACCGCAGCGAAGTCCACTACGACTATATCAAGCAGGCCGTGGAATCGGTATCCTGTCCAGTGCTGGCAAACGGCGACATCACCTCGGCAAGGAAAGCTCGATGGGCCCTCGACTTCACCGGAGCGGAGGGAGTCATGGTAGGGCGCCACGCCATCCGAAATCCATGGATCTTCAAGCAGATCCGCGAGGAGCAAGCTGGATTGCCGGTATCCAGAATTCCCTTATACGAAGTAAACCGGTATGTACACATGCTGTACTCGGAAGTCAGCAAGCCGCACCTCCCCGAGAGAGGGAAGGTCAACAAGATGAAGAAATACCTCAACTTCGTCGGCCAAGGAGTCGATCCCGACGGCGCGTTCCTCTACGAAATGCGGCGAGCCAAAACGGAGGATCAGCTCTTCGAGATCTGCGATCGCCACATGCCCGACGAGCCTGGACGCTTCTTCGCAGATGAACCGTTCGAGGGCGTCGTCGCCCGTCCCAATTGCGAGAGCTGA
- the sppA gene encoding signal peptide peptidase SppA: MKQFLKMFFASLLAICFAVVMCSLFFALLLSMLIAMSEPQPVVKANSVLVFDMSVAVQDRPVGQTGREFIDQAMGMPIAGAVSMRSLTEGIRLAATDSDIKALLLKGSFRVDGYSSGFAALREVKEAIEAFSESGKPVYAYTYYPTARDLYVLSAVDTVYMNPEGLVADTGMSMSGMYLGGFMDKYGIGVQVTRAGEYKAAAESFVLEGMSEPAREANQALLEDFWQEYLDTIAAGSDLEPGVYQEKLNELGMLQASEALELGLVDELAHSHVLLEEMQRISGEEEDGLSFTQTSMSAYLSAKVKPRYSSSGYVSVIYAEGPIVDGEGDPSEVGSDRFVREIRKARLDEDVKAIVLRVNSPGGSALASEMIQKELRLAQEAGKPLVVSMGTYAASGGYWISAYADRIFAQPNTLTGSIGVIGIFFNFEEIAGTHGVNFDTVKMTEHADLMDSFRAKTEEEMSLVQRQVDMVYDSFLNKVAQGRGLDVERVREIAGGRIWSGVDALDLGLVDELGGLNDAIAFAGREAGLGSEPTIQERPEPVDFFKQLSESLAKQGASVNQELLKPVARLYGELNELGSRYNDPKGVYAILPYEIEID; this comes from the coding sequence ATGAAGCAATTCCTAAAAATGTTCTTCGCTTCGCTGCTTGCGATCTGTTTCGCGGTGGTGATGTGCTCCCTGTTCTTCGCGTTGCTGCTCAGCATGCTCATCGCCATGAGCGAACCGCAGCCGGTGGTGAAGGCGAATAGCGTGCTGGTGTTCGATATGTCTGTCGCGGTGCAGGATCGCCCTGTGGGACAAACCGGCCGAGAGTTCATCGATCAGGCCATGGGCATGCCAATCGCCGGCGCGGTGTCGATGCGTTCGCTCACGGAAGGGATTCGCCTGGCGGCGACGGATAGCGACATCAAGGCGCTGCTGCTAAAAGGATCTTTTCGCGTGGATGGGTACAGCTCAGGCTTTGCGGCGCTACGGGAGGTCAAGGAGGCGATCGAAGCGTTTTCCGAATCTGGCAAGCCGGTCTATGCCTACACCTATTATCCGACGGCTCGCGATCTCTACGTCTTGTCGGCGGTCGATACGGTTTACATGAATCCGGAAGGTCTAGTGGCGGATACCGGCATGTCGATGAGCGGCATGTACCTCGGCGGTTTCATGGACAAGTACGGCATCGGGGTGCAGGTGACGCGAGCGGGCGAATACAAGGCGGCTGCCGAATCCTTCGTGCTGGAGGGCATGAGCGAACCGGCCCGCGAGGCGAACCAGGCGCTGCTGGAAGATTTTTGGCAGGAATATTTGGATACGATCGCCGCAGGCTCGGATCTCGAGCCGGGCGTCTATCAGGAAAAACTGAACGAACTGGGCATGCTGCAGGCCTCCGAGGCCCTGGAGCTTGGCTTGGTGGACGAGCTGGCGCATTCCCATGTTCTCCTGGAGGAGATGCAGCGGATTTCCGGCGAAGAGGAGGATGGACTCTCCTTCACGCAGACCAGCATGTCAGCCTACCTGTCGGCCAAGGTGAAGCCAAGGTATTCGAGCAGTGGATACGTTTCGGTGATCTATGCTGAAGGGCCTATTGTGGATGGGGAGGGCGATCCGAGTGAAGTCGGCAGCGACCGTTTCGTCCGAGAGATTCGCAAGGCGCGTCTCGATGAGGACGTGAAGGCCATTGTGCTGCGAGTGAATTCGCCTGGCGGCAGCGCCCTGGCGAGCGAGATGATCCAAAAGGAACTGCGTCTAGCTCAGGAGGCAGGCAAACCGTTGGTGGTTTCCATGGGGACCTACGCTGCTTCGGGCGGGTATTGGATTTCCGCCTACGCGGACCGGATTTTCGCCCAGCCGAACACCCTGACCGGTTCCATTGGCGTGATCGGCATCTTCTTCAATTTCGAGGAGATCGCCGGTACGCATGGGGTCAATTTCGATACGGTCAAGATGACTGAGCACGCGGATTTGATGGACAGCTTCCGAGCGAAGACGGAGGAGGAGATGAGTTTGGTGCAACGGCAGGTGGATATGGTGTACGATTCCTTTCTCAACAAGGTCGCGCAAGGGCGAGGTCTGGACGTGGAGCGGGTGCGGGAGATCGCTGGAGGCCGTATCTGGTCGGGAGTGGACGCGCTGGATCTAGGCCTGGTCGATGAGCTGGGAGGGCTGAACGACGCCATCGCCTTCGCTGGTCGAGAGGCCGGTTTAGGCTCCGAGCCAACCATCCAGGAACGCCCCGAGCCGGTGGATTTCTTCAAGCAACTAAGTGAGAGCCTTGCCAAGCAGGGAGCGAGCGTGAACCAGGAGCTGCTCAAGCCGGTGGCTCGGTTATACGGAGAGCTCAATGAATTGGGAAGCCGCTACAACGATCCGAAAGGCGTGTATGCGATTTTACCCTACGAAATAGAGATAGACTGA
- the asnB gene encoding asparagine synthase (glutamine-hydrolyzing), producing the protein MCGIAGFFSAAPLYPEDDATLSRMLDTIYHRGPDGEGAHIDHARGVAMGHTRLSIIDLNTGEQPILSKDDRLALTVNGEFYDFKKYRSHAMAEGDRFRCKSDSEIALSLYRKYGLSFVDHLRGEFAFALYDKEQDQMIFVRDRFGIRPLFFHNNGEMLVYGSEVKSVIAHPKVPKRLCRKAALHQLMQTIKPGTSAFEGVVALEPGHMMVVKRRNGKLETNVRKYWDLDFPEVDQRDALLTEEDHIERIREKLIESIVFRLEADVPVGCYLSGGIDSCCILGLASGAMQSPVKAFTISFDDDKYDEAHIAKEMSDSMGADQEQINLKAADLYGENYIRTVWHAERTFYNTLGVAKYLMSKRVRECGYKTVVTGEGADELFGGYPAFKRDMFLYGLETEDPKERERLQGLLDESNKLFKGAILAENRLRHPAFEELCGFTPSWIQPWMATLELARPLLSDDSLEEIGDYDPIEQIASKIDAKMLLNRHPLDKAQYTWSKCQLEGQILNWGGDRVDMANSMESRPAFLDHHLAEAAIQVPPNLRIKGNVEKWVLREAVKGVLPEVLYKREKFAFMAPPAHTSPDKLAKVNELIERFLNPDSVREAGILSPERTETFLKHYREDKDPISLTRKDTLLNHLICLQIMHDKFIETEAAYGKPN; encoded by the coding sequence ATGTGTGGAATAGCAGGATTTTTCTCAGCAGCGCCATTGTATCCAGAAGACGATGCCACCTTGTCTCGAATGCTGGATACGATCTATCATCGGGGACCCGATGGAGAGGGCGCTCATATCGATCATGCTCGAGGAGTAGCCATGGGGCACACTCGACTGTCGATTATCGACTTGAACACCGGCGAGCAGCCGATCTTGAGCAAGGACGACCGGTTGGCGCTCACCGTCAACGGCGAGTTCTACGACTTCAAGAAATATCGATCCCACGCCATGGCGGAAGGAGACCGGTTTCGCTGCAAGTCGGATAGCGAGATCGCGTTGAGCTTGTATCGAAAATATGGATTGAGCTTTGTCGACCACCTGCGCGGAGAGTTCGCGTTCGCTCTCTACGACAAGGAGCAGGACCAGATGATTTTCGTCCGAGATCGATTCGGCATCCGTCCGCTGTTCTTTCACAACAATGGTGAGATGCTGGTTTACGGTTCCGAGGTCAAGTCGGTCATCGCTCATCCCAAAGTGCCGAAGCGCCTATGCCGCAAGGCCGCCTTGCATCAGCTGATGCAGACGATCAAGCCGGGGACTTCCGCCTTTGAGGGAGTCGTCGCTCTGGAGCCGGGACACATGATGGTCGTGAAGCGACGTAACGGAAAACTGGAGACGAACGTACGAAAGTACTGGGACCTCGATTTTCCAGAAGTCGACCAGCGCGATGCCTTGCTGACGGAGGAGGATCACATCGAGCGGATTCGCGAGAAGCTGATCGAATCGATCGTTTTCCGTTTGGAAGCGGACGTGCCGGTTGGTTGCTACCTTTCGGGCGGGATCGACAGTTGCTGCATCCTTGGCTTGGCCAGCGGGGCCATGCAGAGTCCGGTCAAGGCCTTCACCATCAGCTTCGACGACGACAAGTACGACGAGGCCCACATCGCCAAGGAGATGTCCGACAGCATGGGGGCGGATCAGGAGCAGATAAACCTCAAGGCTGCCGACCTGTATGGGGAGAACTATATTCGTACGGTGTGGCATGCGGAGCGTACCTTTTACAACACCCTTGGTGTAGCTAAGTACCTCATGAGCAAGCGTGTCCGCGAATGTGGATACAAGACGGTGGTTACTGGCGAGGGCGCGGACGAGCTTTTCGGCGGGTATCCGGCGTTCAAGCGCGACATGTTCCTCTATGGACTGGAAACGGAGGATCCCAAGGAGCGCGAGCGCTTGCAGGGCTTGCTCGACGAATCGAACAAGCTGTTCAAGGGCGCCATCCTCGCCGAGAATCGCTTGCGTCACCCGGCGTTCGAAGAGCTGTGCGGTTTTACTCCTTCGTGGATTCAGCCTTGGATGGCTACGCTGGAGCTGGCGCGGCCGCTCCTCAGCGACGATTCGCTGGAGGAGATCGGTGACTACGACCCGATCGAGCAGATCGCTTCCAAGATCGATGCCAAGATGCTTCTGAACCGTCACCCGCTGGACAAGGCTCAGTACACCTGGAGCAAGTGCCAGCTGGAAGGTCAGATCTTGAACTGGGGCGGCGACCGCGTGGATATGGCGAATTCCATGGAGTCTCGTCCGGCTTTCCTCGACCACCATCTAGCAGAAGCAGCCATTCAGGTGCCGCCGAATCTGCGCATCAAAGGGAATGTCGAGAAATGGGTCCTGCGCGAGGCCGTCAAGGGCGTGCTTCCCGAGGTGCTATACAAGCGCGAGAAGTTCGCCTTCATGGCCCCGCCCGCCCATACCAGTCCGGACAAGTTGGCCAAGGTGAACGAGCTGATCGAGCGATTCCTGAACCCGGATAGCGTACGGGAGGCTGGCATCCTCAGTCCGGAGCGCACCGAGACTTTCCTCAAACACTATCGCGAGGACAAGGACCCGATCTCCCTGACGCGAAAGGATACGCTCCTCAACCACCTGATTTGCCTGCAGATCATGCACGACAAATTCATCGAAACGGAGGCAGCATATGGGAAGCCGAACTGA